From the genome of Pukyongia salina, one region includes:
- a CDS encoding ExbD/TolR family protein: MPNRRKLPTVHAGSMADIAFLLLIFFLVTTTIAKDKGIARKLPKKCPPGQVCSLPIQERNVLRLFLNDTGELLVNDEIIPVSQLKEKLIEFIDNNGDGSCHYCNGLGSLHYSENPKKAVISLSTDRLAAYSEFIRVQDEITKAYLDLREKYVLDLLKKTVAELSESELEEVKTAYPFLISEAEIN, encoded by the coding sequence ATGCCTAATCGTAGAAAATTACCCACAGTACACGCAGGAAGTATGGCGGATATCGCCTTTTTATTACTCATTTTCTTCCTGGTAACAACCACAATAGCAAAAGATAAAGGAATCGCCCGAAAGCTACCTAAAAAATGTCCTCCCGGACAGGTTTGTAGTCTCCCTATCCAAGAACGTAACGTGTTGCGACTTTTCTTAAATGATACGGGAGAACTGCTTGTGAATGACGAAATAATTCCTGTGTCACAATTAAAAGAAAAACTCATCGAGTTTATCGACAACAACGGGGATGGAAGTTGCCACTATTGCAATGGTTTGGGATCACTTCATTATTCCGAAAATCCGAAAAAGGCCGTGATATCCTTGAGTACAGATAGGCTGGCCGCGTATTCGGAGTTTATAAGAGTACAGGATGAGATCACTAAAGCATACCTGGATCTTCGTGAAAAATATGTCTTGGATCTTCTGAAAAAAACAGTAGCAGAACTTTCAGAATCCGAATTAGAGGAAGTAAAGACTGCTTATCCTTTTTTAATTTCAGAAGCTGAAATAAATTAA
- a CDS encoding M14 family zinc carboxypeptidase: MKKIFSCSILLVMFLMGSTMLNAQQPTYSKVKVFFEDNNMLERLSGLNFDVDHPEFEDKQSISLYLTETEIDRLRANGFRYEITIPDYNAYYLEMLANDLENQQQMTRSSNVAAGFDLGSMGGFYTFAEVEAKLDEMKQNFPNLITARTSIGTSIEGRPIWMVKISDNPNINEPEPAAYFDALHHAREPLSMATTINYMFWLLENYSTDPMVQFLVDNREIYFVPVVNPDGYVYNETTNPNGGGFWRKNRNPNTGGCTGVDLNRNYSFGYGVNGSCSSTDPCSGTYRGTAPFSEPETTAVRDFLDVIEPNTAFSTHSTAGSYLMPYGFDTSPPEFNTYSEWASAFLDENDYPYGVTFQMLGYTSCGTTRDYLHSEGIYGWTPEIDGNGFWPTPSTIFALVDENVRPLFYQSWIAGAYLDVQSHTLIGDVLPGESFQLVVEIKNTGVGADAQNVSVIVSTSHPNVMVPTANGYGTVAARTRKDNSASPFIISLDSGFNDSSFDLIVTTYQDGVENESIVIPVYVGEKTTLFFDDAEAGAGSWTATGNGIQWGVVADDSYSGNSSFGDSDGGNGENNTVNYFTLNESFDFTGDITPVLTFACKWSVEIDDYVDLQISTDGGSNWVTLAQYSRNKNWMTELLELDAYAGFSDVRFRFRMTTDNSIPGDGFYFDDFTVRVFENSILGNSNNETFGITVYPNPFNNSITVIANNEIIDEISELKLYDISGRSIDIAFEKEDSRLHISNTSDLHSGIYFLNILNAAGDVITVKKLVKI; encoded by the coding sequence GTGAAAAAGATATTTAGCTGTTCAATATTGTTGGTTATGTTCCTGATGGGAAGCACCATGCTCAATGCCCAGCAACCTACCTATAGCAAAGTAAAGGTGTTCTTTGAGGACAATAACATGCTGGAACGTTTGTCCGGGCTAAATTTTGATGTGGACCACCCGGAATTTGAGGACAAGCAAAGTATCTCACTCTATCTCACCGAGACCGAGATCGATAGATTGAGGGCGAATGGATTTCGGTATGAGATAACCATCCCCGATTACAATGCTTACTATCTGGAAATGCTGGCCAACGACCTGGAGAACCAACAGCAAATGACCCGATCATCGAACGTAGCAGCGGGATTCGACCTGGGATCTATGGGTGGATTCTATACTTTCGCGGAAGTAGAAGCCAAGCTGGATGAAATGAAACAAAACTTCCCTAACCTGATCACAGCACGAACAAGTATAGGTACGAGTATAGAGGGAAGGCCGATCTGGATGGTTAAAATATCCGACAATCCAAACATTAATGAACCGGAACCGGCTGCCTATTTCGATGCCTTACACCATGCCAGAGAACCACTATCCATGGCAACTACCATTAACTATATGTTCTGGTTACTTGAAAATTATAGTACCGACCCCATGGTGCAGTTTCTGGTGGATAATCGAGAGATCTATTTTGTTCCGGTAGTTAACCCCGATGGTTATGTATACAATGAGACCACCAACCCCAATGGAGGAGGTTTTTGGCGAAAGAACAGAAATCCAAATACTGGTGGATGCACGGGGGTAGATCTTAACAGAAACTATAGTTTTGGATACGGTGTGAACGGATCCTGCTCCAGTACCGATCCTTGTTCAGGGACCTACCGTGGAACAGCTCCATTTTCGGAGCCGGAAACCACGGCTGTACGCGATTTTCTCGACGTGATAGAGCCCAATACTGCATTTTCAACCCATAGCACAGCGGGAAGTTATTTGATGCCCTATGGGTTTGATACTTCTCCACCCGAATTTAATACGTATTCTGAATGGGCCTCGGCCTTTTTAGACGAGAACGATTATCCTTATGGTGTAACTTTTCAGATGTTAGGTTATACCAGTTGTGGGACTACCCGCGATTATTTACATTCTGAGGGCATTTACGGATGGACCCCCGAGATAGATGGTAACGGATTCTGGCCTACACCAAGTACTATTTTTGCTTTGGTAGACGAGAATGTCCGACCATTATTTTATCAATCCTGGATAGCAGGCGCTTATCTGGATGTACAAAGTCATACCTTAATTGGAGATGTATTACCCGGCGAATCATTTCAGTTAGTGGTTGAGATCAAGAATACGGGGGTAGGAGCAGACGCGCAAAATGTAAGTGTGATTGTTTCAACTAGCCATCCCAACGTAATGGTCCCTACAGCCAATGGATATGGTACAGTGGCCGCCAGAACAAGAAAAGATAACAGTGCGAGTCCGTTCATTATTAGTCTGGACTCCGGATTTAATGACAGCTCCTTCGACCTAATAGTTACTACATATCAGGATGGGGTTGAGAATGAATCCATCGTAATTCCGGTCTATGTAGGTGAAAAAACCACCCTATTCTTCGATGATGCCGAGGCAGGAGCCGGGAGTTGGACCGCCACAGGAAATGGAATTCAATGGGGTGTAGTAGCAGATGATTCGTATAGTGGAAATTCCAGTTTTGGTGACTCGGATGGAGGAAATGGAGAGAATAACACCGTGAATTATTTTACATTGAATGAGAGTTTCGATTTTACCGGAGATATCACGCCTGTCCTTACTTTTGCCTGTAAATGGTCTGTCGAGATCGACGATTATGTGGACCTGCAGATATCTACAGATGGAGGATCAAACTGGGTTACTTTAGCACAGTATTCGAGAAATAAAAACTGGATGACAGAACTTCTGGAACTGGATGCTTACGCAGGTTTTAGTGATGTACGTTTCAGATTTAGAATGACCACCGATAATTCTATCCCCGGTGACGGTTTCTATTTTGACGACTTTACAGTAAGAGTATTCGAGAATTCCATATTAGGAAATAGTAACAATGAAACCTTTGGAATAACAGTATATCCCAATCCGTTCAACAATTCTATTACGGTAATTGCAAACAATGAGATCATTGATGAGATTTCAGAATTAAAGCTATACGATATCTCCGGGAGAAGTATCGACATAGCATTCGAGAAAGAGGACTCGCGCTTGCATATTAGCAATACATCAGATCTTCATTCGGGAATCTATTTCTTAAATATATTAAACGCCGCCGGCGATGTGATAACCGTTAAAAAATTGGTTAAAATTTAA
- a CDS encoding adenylosuccinate synthetase produces the protein MLFFLKKWSLQIPTGVPHPDDNTPLDLSNPADLIIYVILPLMVLILYLVALKPKK, from the coding sequence ATGTTGTTTTTTCTGAAGAAATGGTCACTTCAAATTCCAACCGGGGTGCCTCATCCCGATGACAATACCCCGCTGGATCTGTCTAACCCGGCCGATCTCATTATATATGTTATACTTCCGCTCATGGTACTTATTTTGTACCTTGTTGCCCTGAAACCCAAAAAGTAA